A region of the Haematobia irritans isolate KBUSLIRL chromosome 5, ASM5000362v1, whole genome shotgun sequence genome:
ACTGCAAGGCGTGAACGACATGACATATCAAAGGAGTTCAGAAAATCGGTGATGCGTTTTATGCTGGCCGTAATTACTTCAATATATTCCCTATTGGCCCAATCTTGGTGAATTTGTTTTTGTACGGCTTCTCTGTGTTGTCCACTCATTGTGATTATCcgaaatttttatggaatttacgTCTACTAGCCAAAAAAGTTTGTTGGTTCTTTGATGTTTTTACAAATTGTCAATGTTACTCATAAAAAGAGATTTGACATATACAGCACAAAGCTGGTTAATTATGAAGCCGTTCTACGTTAGTATAGCATTATGACATTCACACCTACAATATTTAATTAAGCAATCTTAAAGGGGGTTCAGACAcgcattttatttgtacaaacgTTTTTGCATGTCATCGAATAGAATCATCGCCGCCGATTGCAGTTGCATCCgacaatttatatcggcttagctgtCAGGCCGCCTCCGCCGGAgggaaaaatttagtgtcagccgccgcccacAAAAATAATCCCCAGTCTTTGAGGGTCCAAAGTGTGCTAATGCGaaccaaattgtttttttttttggaaattctctCTTTTCGgcagttttttaatattttcaatgctttttctatttttttttatcgattttgCAATGTCGAAATTAGCTTTACAATGAGTACTACCCTACCAACACCCCCatcgctcgtgtcgaacatatctcaGATGGCCAATATCTGGGACGGCTTGTTAATCTCATCGAGTGCATATTTAAggcgagtactaagttcgagtttaaccgctaaactgcaaactaaatcagtaaaaaaggcatacaattatacactggtagaaaaaaggcggtatgtggccattaccgtttggtattaatGAATTGATTCGCGTTaccttttaattttgataaaactttgtatcaaatcatttacatccggTATTTTTATGGTATTAACTATTACATTACCGTAACACATGATATGTAGACGTTGCGTAATTTGACGCCTtggtagtttagtttttttttcatgtggctTGTAAATAACAATAATTTGGGATAAGtaagtataatattttttagcattatttatgTTTTCTAATTCGATCATTCCTTAATtagatatattaaattaattacagAAACAAAGACATTTTACGTGTGTTTCATTAAACTAAATATACATTACCATAATTAATACCGGGTTGGTATTAAACCCAATACCGTTTATGGAATAAATAATGTTACCGCTtaggtattattttcaataccatattggTACTTTCAAAACACCGAATGGTACTTTCATGCCTTGCGTACCGTCTGTACCATccggtattgatattgtaccatgCGGGGTTGGCTAGCTATCAATAACGTAAGGTATTGATTTGAGCCCGTATGGTAATCATTTTTCTATCGGTGTACatctttgttacaaattttattataacttgatagggaatagcccaaagcaaattttcacaaagctcCTTAAAATGGGTTATTAAAAAGTAatggtgaaaaaatgacgattttagtgtCTAAACCCACCtttcttaatattttacttatcgTCGAAAATTCTTAGCATTTGgccacattttttacaaaaaacataaaatgtttatttttatggttGGCATAAAAAACATATTATGCCAACCATAAAATAGGACATcctcttatgcgctttacagactatcagttattccggacgaaatgtcgatgtttgtaaagaatcttacagtgtgtcggatcggtaCGACTTGTcgacgatgactaaataatcggtaaatgtgttatcgatgccataaacatgcagcagtatcgattatgccttcggacttaacttataatgtgcacaatatatgggatatgttcgacacgagcactgtcgtccggaataactgataatctgtaaagcgcattatgctatgttcccactgactcgttttcctcatttgtttttccaaaatatttcgccgttcacaccgagttgagatgttttagtttgacgggTGCCATGGAAAGTCGAAATTCGCGATCGGAgagggaaaacattttttaagttattttcaaatccctatgttcttcaaagcctttgtttattcgttttttctatgaaatttattttaataatttcatatatatacatatttaaaaaagtATGTTTGTGTGGGGAAAACGActcaatttgaaatgtttttaaaggaaaaacatttcaaaccccaaaacatgcttgttGAGAACGCCATATTACTCTTTGCGTGTAAACCCCCGTACATATTAATCATGATGTTATTGTGAGTTACTTCTTCATTATTGCGAATGACCATATTAAAACATTGTGAATGGTCGGTCGTTGagtgcagtgttgccaatttggtgcttttagcaccaaatttagggctttttgatttctaaaaagcaccaaattgcctttttggtgccttttcaaaaaaagcaccaacttggtgctttgtggcattttcatttagtgcttttggtgctttttttattttgaacagtattaagtttaattgatacaaaaattttgattagactgtcaagagccgaagaaactgaaatttattgccaaatatagaatttgattgttaggaagttggtattgattattttttaattaatattgttatttagggtattctgtaggaaagtcgagcgatgagtgtcgaatttttgaatttggtaaagatgtcattaaaaacgtttgtattaaattcacaaaagcacgcacaactgaaataagcaatagactccttccatatattaatattttgaaaggtgaaaaacatcactgatcaaaatgaattggacgaaagcattaaaactgatcaaggtgtatacttgaatagcggttcataatggtgagtactaagtttgaattttgccgctaaagtgaaaactatttcagtaaaaatgggcataaaattatgcatatttgctgcaaattttattataacttgatggggaataaccaaaagcaaattttcacaaagtttgctaaaattactattttagcggctaaactcgagctTAATACCCCTcttaatacatcttcggaagttttttttttttttttagtagagcatttaattttcgattttgtggtggaaggtggtatgttagaatttataatatttttttttttggtgctttttggccttggggagttggcaacactggttgagTGTCGTTTTAGGCAATGACATTTATTTTGACAGATTAGATTTGGTCGGCGAAGTGATTAGACTCGGATCGGAAATTATCGTCGAGACAACGGAAAACACaaatcacaaatattttttgtttgcggtaaataaattttacaaatttcaagtgcTAATtcattggaaaatatttcaagAAACAAATGTGtggaataaaaataaagaaaaattgtgaaataaaaaatttctaaacaaatgAGGTGCATACTAACAACCTAGTATTGTGCAAGAACTGTTTGATTTTACTTTAAAATGTGAAGAGATAAcagtaaatttaaacaaaattgctaatgcacaaagttttttttcataagTTGGTGGTAAAGTGCTGTGTTTTGAATTAGGCATATCAAAAGCAAAATCTGGCTTGTAAAATCTTCTTATCAGAAAATTAACAAAGTAAAATGTggtagaaaatttactaaataaaataagaaagtttttcttttccaaaaaaGGAGCATTAGTGCAGAAAAGTGTAATTATTTTGCATTGCAGTGTGTGGTGGAAAAGTGGAGCCAGACATAGAAAGCCTGTTTTTGTGTAcatacaacaataataaaatcaactccaacaacaacaataaatcaAAGAAGTCTATGGTTCCT
Encoded here:
- the HSPC300 gene encoding hematopoietic stem/progenitor cell protein 300, translating into MSGQHREAVQKQIHQDWANREYIEVITASIKRITDFLNSFDMSCRSRLAVLNEKLTTLERRIDYLEACVATGETLT